AACATGATgcgctttgtttttcttttactctCAGCAGATACAACACCCAATAGTAACAGTGTGTAAtgcgttttgttcttttttcgtgtgtttgtgtgtgtttaggtAATGCGTTACGCGTGGGACGCATTCGCAGCTACGTGATGATATACGCGTGCCCCCCTTATCGCCTGCTGGTACCTGCCGTGATGCATGCGCTTCTATAGGTCAGACCAGACCAAAGGTCGGTCGTCGTTGCGTCATCTACACAcgggtttgttgttttattgtttcttcTTCGGGGAAGCACTGACGCTGTTTGCCGCCACCGTCGCCGTCGTTCCGTTCTTGCTCGGCTGCTTCTTCGGCGTACCACCGTTCGTTAGCACCGGGCGCGAGTTTTCCGAGCTGTCGGAGATTTCCTCGCTCGAGCTGGACCGCACATCGCCCTCCATCTGAGAAAAAGGTTAGGAGATAGATATTAATGTTACTGTTAACCGATGGAAGACGTGGACTGAAGAGATGGCCAACCAACCTGTCCCGATTTGATCGCCTTGACTGCAATCTGCACGATCAAATACGTCCAGCATATGTGCAGCACGAGCAGCAGTATTAGCAGCGTGTTGAAGATGTAGTACGCCGGGAACATGGGCAGTATCTGGGGCGCCTCCACCGACGAGCTGTAGATGATGCGCGGGTACAGCATCAACCGCGTCACGATCCACACGACGGTGAAGATGGCAAAGATGGTGTCGCACACCTTCTGATACTGTGCGTACTTCGTCAGCTTAGCGGACTGTGAAAACAAACgggcgagaaaaaaaaggttattaaAAATGAACCACAATATACAGCGGGCCTTCACGGGGGAAACCCCAGTACCTCCAGGAAGATGTCGGCACAATcgtgcaccagcagcacgagCGAGCCGACCCTGTGCAGATTGCACACCCAGCTGAGCGCCATGAGCAGGATCGTGATCATGTGGTGGGCGAACATCTGCCAGAAATCTTTCCGCTTGACGTCGTAGAACTGGGACGCGGTCAGCGACCAGTAGAACGCCATCGAGATCATGTAGTACCACCAGATGTCGTTCGTGACCGATTGGTGCGGGTAGCCGTACCAGCACTGCTTGATGTCCCACAGCCACGGCTTGTCCCACATCACGATGCTGCCGAAGATGAAGCTGTACGTGTAGTAGATGCATCGCCACGACGTTTCGCAAAACTTGACCAGCGTCGTCGGTTTGTCCTGTGCCCGGCGGCGTCTCCACCAGTACTCGATCTGTCGCTCGCTCAAATCCACCTGCTTCATCAATCGCATGGTCTGGGTGgggcgaaaaagaaaaagaagaaaagaaaacccaaATCAAACGTGAGAAGCTATTGAACCTTCGAGCTTTTGAAATCACAACGAAGCCGTACACAGCGTATGCAAAAGCGAGAGTTTGTCCTCCTATTGGAGACGTTTTATccatcgctgctgctgcaacaacgacaaaaaagggtCGGAGAGGACAAAACCAATCGGaagtcaacaacaacaaaaaccccaaAACAGTACCGCCGCCCGGCGTGGTAGTTGGAATTTTGTGTTGGCATTTCGATTTACTGGCAAGGGATTCCGTTGCTGGAATAATAAACAGTAGGAGGAAGCAGCAGCCGTTTGGTGCTGCGTAAGGAAACCATAAACAGTGAAAGCTAAAGGGAAACGTTGGTAGTGTATGGCCCGCCCGCCAGGTGTGCTGCCCACTGCCTAACCGGGTTGTGATCATTCGATCATCAGCAGCATGATTAACAAGGGGAAGCAAATCCACGTATACAAACGACAATTTGGTGTATAAagtgaacacaataacaaccatccttttatataaatttcaaatttggAATGGTGCAATGGATAAACTGGGCAAAATCACTAGACCCAATAAATACAAATGCGATCCTTTCACACGAAAGCTTGAGAATTGTTTTGCAAATCAAGACATTAATCAACATACatatctttttctctttttcaccTTTAATTTGGTGTATAAAGtgaacacaacaacaaccatccttttatataattttcaaatttgGAATGGTGCAATGGATAGACTGGGCAAAACCACTAGACCCACTAAATACAAATGCGATCCTTTCACACGAACGCTTGAGAATTGTTTTGCAAATCAAGACATTAATCAACATACatatctttttctctttttctctccctgATCTGTTTATCATTCCCTCATGCGCGACTTTCTAACACTCTGTTAATTGTTTCGTTCTACTCGGTGCCACCAGCACCAGAGGGGTCTGTTCCACTACCGGTGGACGGTGGACAAGAATCGCGTCATGCTCCAGAAATGTAGCACATTCCGCCATCGCACCTTCCCGCTCTGCTAGGTTTTGCTGGACTGAATTCCGTGTTTACGATCACGTCTACAAAAACAGATACGCACGCAGACAACACAAGCacatccctccctccctccctctcatCAACTAGAATCCGATGCGCGCTTACAGGAGCGTGTGCAGAGGTCAACAAGAGCTGATGATATGTAGAATGTGAACATTATCGCCACTCGTGCATAAATATCGGGCAGGGAGGGGAGGTGTTGCTCTTTTGCTGCCCAGCAtttgtttcgctttgtttGTAGTTTTGGTTGAGAGCGTTATGAAATGCTTTATTGATGGGAGTATTTTTGGCGCTTCGAATTATACCGGCTTCACTCGCACGCTGCAGCAAAACGGTTGCGAAAGAAAGTATTCCAAATTTTCTTTGCTGGTAGCAGCGCGTGCTTCGTATTTCGAGCAAGAGACTACTTTAGGGTATTGCCTATGCCTTGGGGCAGCAGCAGGTAGCAGCAGTGCCAAAGCAATTTGTTGAGGACAGTTTCAACGTGAaagcggcggtggtggctgGGGGAGAATGGGTAATAAAGattttcattaatttcaaCCGTTTGCCGCTGTATTTTGCGCACGTTGGAGTGTGGTTCagtttggaatgtttttttgtgataaaACTTCCAGGCAGGTGAAAGCACACATTCACCATACCATCCAACggaccaaaaacaaaaaaaaaatcaatacaatttttgCTACgtcaaatagaaaacaaaattccCACAAAAGACCCTAGCAAGCGTTTGGGAGAGGAAACCAAAAAATAACCTGTCCACCAACTGAGGTCATTTGGATGGTCGAGCCCTAAATTTAACCGTCATTAGCAGTATTTATTGATGAGATACTGACGTGTGCGACGGTCCTACTAACCCTTCTGGTGCCCTCTGACGGTTGGCGATTGTTGGCTGAGGAGAAATCAAGTGAAAGTAGTAATACTGTCGGGAACTGGCCCTTTCCATGGGCAGGCATGATAATTTCATTAGCAAGCGCTATTGGACCATTTCACGACTGTTGTTCTTGGAGCGCGTAGCAAGGTCTCTTGTATGtaggagataaaaaaaatatcatcaaaTATGTATTATTCTGGATTTATCTCGGTTCATTCACAATTCGCGTCCATGAGAGTTGTGGTAgatattttgttttcaatgttAGTTCTTTGTCGCTCTGGGATATCTACGAAAGAGAAATATTTGTAACTCTTTAGCTTATAACCCATACGAATCAACATAGAATTCCGTCAGTGCATCATTTCTGATCGAGCCTCATTGAATGCGACATGATACAGCAACACCATCAAACTAGTGGTGTGCTttctggagcgcacccacgactcagATTCGACTTTGGcaattgttagtccgattctgACTCCGGAAAATCAAAGTCCACTAGTTCCACCCTGAGTTAGGGTCATTCATaattgtccggagtcgtccggagtcggctgGAATCGAAGACGTGCAAATGTCAGAGTCGGAGTCGACCGGAAGCATTTAATTTCATGGTTTTTCCGGAAAGACACTCCGGAAGACTACATGCGATACCAGATTATTCCGGATGATTCCAGATGACTCaggacgactccggaagaccACGAACAATTCTAGATGGCTCCAGATGATTCTGGACGACTACGAATGCCTCTGCACGACTgctgacgactccggacgatgcCAGATGACTTCGGAAGACTCCGgatgattccgactccggacgacaatgggcgattccgaacgactccggataatggTAGACGGATCTACCTTCCAGAGTCGGTCCCGAAACTTTCGgaatcggatcggagtcgtctCCGTATTTTTGCCCACTTTACCCATCCCTACCCTCAAACGAGTATCGTTTCACCCAAACAAGCAGGGAGCGCGTGCCAGTAAGACCCCGTCCGTCTGCTTACATAATCCTCTAGGGGCCGTAATCACTTCGTGTGTTCTagcatacaataaacaaaaaaaaccccatcatGCCATCATGAGCGTAGTAGATCGCGCGATCACGACGACAACCTCCGGTGCAGTTTTCGCGCAATTTACACGAGATGTTGTTCTCCACTGCCACAGTGGTGGTGTGGTAGAGAGTGTGAGTTGTGACGAGGAGAAGTGTTCGAGAGCACTCGTTAATTTCATTgtcgcaataaaaataaaaacaaacgagAGAAAGATATATCCGGGCAAGATAGTGATACTGGAACTTGCCCGTTCGTACGGCAGCTTTAATGTGCGCGGAGGATATATCGGGGCGGTACTGTGCGCTTCCACAAACAATCCGTGTCACCTATTCTACACGAAGTTTAAAGTGTGCGGGAAGGGTGATACGAGACCACTATCCGCGCTATAAACCACAGAGaaacaacacacagacacacacctcCAAACACCTTCTCTTTTCCATCTATTGGCACATTCACTCGGTCGCGAGATTGTGTGTTTCGTTCCATCATGAGACCGAGAGGCATAAGGGAGCGGAGCCAGACATACAGAGACCACAGATTAAATATTCTATCGACGTAAATTCCACGTCTTCCGCCGCCGTCGTTTAGCGTCGTAAGCGTCAGTGATATCGTTATGACGACGGTGGCCAATAAGTTGCTCCCGGAATGGCAGTGCTGTGCAGTGGAGGTTGGTGGCTGGACATGGCGCAGCGGACAACAGTGGAAAGGGGTTCTGTTTGATTTGGAGACGACAGGTTCCCCCCTTTGTGTTGTTTCCTTTAGTCTATACTTCCACACAACCTTATACGCTGCTGTATGCAGAACAGAAGAATTGTTTCGTCGCAAGTGCAGTTTCCCCCGTGTCTCGCACCATGTAGGATTTTTATTCCAAATGTTTATGCCAACAAGCAGCTGATGGGGCAgctattttgaaaacaaaaaaatgtgcgTTCACAATGAGTTTTGCCTCTTGCTTTTTTTGATTTACTTTACACTCCCCTTCCGCGAAATAGGACCAAAGGAATCCAATCTACAAGCTGCtttattcatattcatatGCGCACACCAACACCAAGATTATGTTTAGCTTGGTTGTTAAGAACTTCCAATTTAGAACACTTGCAATTGCAATCAATTATTCATCCTCCACACTAGCCACGATTGGTGTGCATACATTTACATCAATTGCAGAGGATACGCCAAGTATAATACTACTCTAGCCGTAATTCGTATTCTTTTTCTTGTGTCTACAGAGCATGCCGAAATGGGCTAACTATTTCAAATTGCACGCAACactttagaaacaaaaaagggcgaATACCTTCGGATTGGTGAGCGCAACACAAGCGAGGAAATTTGGTGTATCATGTGGTTGCAGCTAGTTGATCAATAAGACCCTATACACGGAGCAGTGTTAAGGTTTCGGGACAAGCCGAAACGACGCCAGTAGCGATGTTCTAAGGCTTCCCAACACCCAAAAACCACATCGAGAGAGTTGTGGTCCGCTTTCGTGTGGCAAACCGTTtgtaattgtaataaaaaaaagtaaaacatattTCGGTGTACGTTTTCCTAAAATCGCGTTTTGCCGAAAAGAAGCTAGCATTAAATCTACTGTTGCCGTGTCCATTCGCACCATGTTTCGTGCCAACAAAGAAAAGGACACCGCTGGCGTCATTAGGATACGCGCTGTCGTTTCGATCCAACGATAAGCGGGGGACTGACTGGCACCACAGACGGTGTGACCGAAAACACCGAGCCAAGTTCTGAACAGGCTTTTTGCGTGATTAACTGGACTACCTCTTATCGATCTACAGTGCTGGCTGGTCCGtagctggggggggggggggactctGCAGCGTACTGTTATCCATGCGACGACACATTAACGCTATTGTACAGGGGAAACTAACTACTACAACGGGGTAACATTAAAATCACAACGAAATAAAGCACCTTTTCCAAGCCCGTGTTTCTGTTGTGCGACTGCATTTTTTGTAGCAAACGGTACAGATTGTGCTAGCAAGTTGCATTATGACCTCGCGCTCAACACTGAAAAtgggtttgtgtttgtgttttgcatCCCCCCTTTCGTGACGAAGTGTAATTACTGTTGCATTTACTTCTCTTTTTGTATGTTCAAAGGGTTTTAATCGATCGTTAGGAAACTAAAACCCCCAACAACGTCCAGTCGCTTCAGTTCCGTTTATCGCACCGCCATCAAGgtaccacccaccaccaccagactCTTTATCAATCAACAATCCAACACTAGCCACGTGGGTGGCACCATCAGTATAGGGGGAGGTGTGGATGGGAGCTGAATACCGAATCGTCGACACTTCGTGGTGTTCTTTTCCCTCCCTCTTCACCTCTCCTAAACTCTTTTGTGTTTATGGGACACATCCGGACATCCGGAGCAATTTCTTGCTCAAAATCTTtaatctccctctctctctatctcccgCTCACTGCCTGCCTGTAAATACTGTTTACAAGCCGGTTCAAGCGCGATTCTACAACAGCGCCGGAAATGAGCAGATAGCAGAAGCGATGGAACGGTGCAATGAAGCAGCTTATCACTTCCGGTCGAACAATG
This is a stretch of genomic DNA from Anopheles merus strain MAF chromosome 2R, AmerM5.1, whole genome shotgun sequence. It encodes these proteins:
- the LOC121591071 gene encoding ceramide synthase 6, whose product is MEIVRAVSDTFWSTRVWLPPNITWEDIRPGVREDVNHADYRHLIYPIPLAAVIIVLRWIIERYWIAPVGKALGIKSTGPKPPKPNKVLEAAYNVNARLSHKTTMRLMKQVDLSERQIEYWWRRRRAQDKPTTLVKFCETSWRCIYYTYSFIFGSIVMWDKPWLWDIKQCWYGYPHQSVTNDIWWYYMISMAFYWSLTASQFYDVKRKDFWQMFAHHMITILLMALSWVCNLHRVGSLVLLVHDCADIFLESAKLTKYAQYQKVCDTIFAIFTVVWIVTRLMLYPRIIYSSSVEAPQILPMFPAYYIFNTLLILLLVLHICWTYLIVQIAVKAIKSGQMEGDVRSSSSEEISDSSENSRPVLTNGGTPKKQPSKNGTTATVAANSVSASPKKKQ